TGGCTAGGTTTGTCTCCGCTCCAGGCGCGATGACCGACGGTGACGGAGCCGCAGCCGGCGACAGCGGCTGTGCTATCCGGCGACGGCAGCGATCGGCGACTCCAGCAGCAGCGGCTCGACTGGAATGGACGACGGCGACCGGCTGAAGGCGTCGACTTCTCGACGACGGTGCAGTGGCGACGACCCCGTCGATGGCGTCGAGCCGGAgagagggcgacggcggcggggctTCGTCGAAGGGCAGACGGCAGTGAGGGGAGgagacggggagagagaaagaagggaggagagagagagggaagagagagaggaagaagatagagagagaTTTGGGccatgtacttttttttttagttgggcCTTGGTTTAATTTTTTGTGGTTGGGCCCCTTTTAATAATAGATTGGAAGATTAAGTTGAGTTTTGGGCTCTTCTTTTAATTGAGGGgtttcctaattaatttttggaggaataaggtgggctaagctTAATCTCTTGGGCCGGTAATAGAAATTTAATTGTggtgaattatttaattaattcccggaagactttttgaagaatgaataatttacctaagtatgaataattacgaaaatacgaggagccaacgaaggaaagaacgagcgtaagcggccgacaggcgtcgcacgcgacgccttgggcggccgccgaataaccgaaaatgcacgaaaattgagaaagagaattaaaatattttaattagagtgcatgcattctaaatatcgTCGTTACCaagaatttatatgaattttatgtattttccgaaaaggtggttcgcacgcacgctaaaagtcggaacgaggatgtttacggaaatcctaagcttttgaggtgggctttattctttaacgtttattttaaattgatatGTTATGGTGTAATAAGGATGGTTTCAaaaagtatgtcatgccgtgtttatgttttgaaactgcctatctgattgtctactagaataaactctactagactttgatggttaacgaattcgggtctaactagggtctacgccctacttagactagtgcactgatggggatcgtgagccgtcccctaggtcggccggtccagtgatcgagattgtggccacagtctcgtttcacatgatggttcagatatggtatatgatggaggatgatgttagtccgcgcggacactttttaaggaaatgtactttagtgtttctcggcctttgaaagtaaaacccgggattcactcgatgatggcttgacatatcttaacgatgaatgttttcgggcatgagttcactgggtgcatcaagtactcagcccctgcatatgttttctctatgtgcaggttgagcgaggtcgagaggcggaggatgttgagtgatgatttaagaactggtccggttactattatgtcttcatacatagtagtagctaaactctcaaattgcttccgctattcgATGTCTTAAGAaactctgttattttctttattgctAAACTCTGTTGTCTCATTATGCAAACTTCGGTTTGGAAACGTTGGTTaatttaaatggaatttcatctttgattgttaagttgtattgccttgaattgtatttttcccccttcttccctgcttcttaattcccccactagtcacgatttcccgtgcttcctatccttaggaagtgcggccGTGACAATAACATGCCTGATTTTAGAAAGAATTTTTTTGTAGGTACTCTATGATATTTGCTCCGTTCACTGGTAAGGACAATCATGGAAGAGTTGTGACATTTGGTGTCGGTCTTCTTTGAAGTGAGAGTGCAGACTCTTTCTCTTGGCTATTCCGGCAGTTTGTGAAGTGCATGGGTGGAGCTCCAAAATTGATCATTACTGACCAAGACCTGGGAATGAAGGTTGCAATCGAGGAGGTCCTTGTGAACACACGTCATAGATGGTGTATGTGGCACATCATGGAAAAAGTTGCTGAGAAGGTCCCAAAATCATTGCTTGGTAATGGAGATTTTAAGGAGTTAAACTCATGTGTCTGGTCCGAGTTAATTGAACCCACCGAGTTTGAAGACACTTGGCATAAGATTATGGAGGAATATGAACTTGAAGATACTGATTGGTTTTCTACAGTGTTTCGATCAAGACAGTATTGGGTTCCAACATACTTTAGTGACTTTCCTGCTAGTTCTTTGATAAAGACAACCTATGTTTCTGAGTCCCAGAATAGTTTTTTTAAGAGGTATAGCAAGTCCAAAGCTAACCTTGTTGTGTTCTTAATGAACTTCAACAATGCTTTGGAGGCTCAAAGACACAAAACGGCAAAGCTTGATTATATAGATGTTAATACCACATCGACATTGAAAACACAGTGGCTTATTGAGAAGTATGCTTCTACAATATTCACTGACAGTGCATTCAAGGAAATTCAAGACCAAATATTGGAGGCATACAATCATTGCAGTATTTTGGCGATATCAAACGAATCCACCCATGACATCTACACGGTATTAGATCATTTCTCAAACACATGGATTGTTACATACTCAAAATTGGATTCTGCCTTTCATTGTGGTTGCAAAATGTTTTTGAGAACTGGTCTTGTATGCTGTCACATCTTCCTTGTGTTGAAACACAAAAACTTTAAGTTGATTCCTGACAATTTGATTGGGTGAAATGTTGTCTTTGTACCAAGCAGTTTCTGCCGACATTGATCAAACCCATGAATTGACTTCTATACTTCGTGATGCAAGGCAGCAAATTTTTTCCGATGGTGTGGTATTGTCAGCTACACAAAAGAAGCAGTGTATTGAGTCTTTTTATGGTGGGGAGAAATCCCTTGCTGTTGAAGTTCATCCTCCTGAAGTTGTGAAGACGAAGGGACATACAAGTAGGCTCCAACCAAGGTTAGAAAAAGCTATGCGGCTAAAGAACAAACCTGTGCGCCAATGCAAGAAATGCCATTAGTGGGGTCACCACAATTCAAGGAATTGCGACAAAATCAAAGAGAAAGAACATCGGAGATCAAGAAGGGAGTCTGAAAATTGATTTTATGCATTTGCatattttcatcttttttttttccttatcaAACTATCTGTTATCACTCTTTATGGAACAATTTGATGTAGGTTTTTAACCGTTCAAACGTTGTTTTGTAATTTGAACCAGACATAAGCTAATATGACTTAATTACGTAATACTTATCATTTTCAGATTGCTCATTTTGTGAGCCATATTTGTTTACCCTGTTATCATTAGATGTTAGTTTTGTTTGGGTAGTTTTTGGATTTTTCCTTCCTCTAATGACTCGTATATGTAATCAGAATGACATGTATTCAGACTTTTTCTCATAATGACTCGTATATGTTATACATGTATTTAGTCTTTTCCTTATAATGACTCGTATATATCATCAAAATGCCCTGAATTCTTATAATGACCCGCGTATGTTTTCAGAATTACATATATTCAGTGTTATTCTTAAATCTTATTATGTCAAAGTGTCAAACATTATGTCCAATATTTACCAATGTGAATAACCCATACTACATTGTAGCAACACATCTACATTGTCAAGACACGACTTAAAAATTCGAAATCAAACCTAGATCTCGTAAATTACATATAACAAGATGTCAAACATAAAATTCAATGACATATCCCAACGCCAAACCAATGTGATACGTGGAAAATTCTAGAATCCGAaatctcaaaacaaaaaaatgtcgATGTAGCCGTCTATGAATCTAAAATTCTAAGACAAATCCAAAACTGAAGCTTTGTAGTTCGCAATCATCTTCTCAACACCTATCTTCATTGTCTTGCTGTCATTTGCGTAATGTATGGATGTCgttgttttattaaaaaacgAACTGTGATTATTATCGGCCAACATCAACGCACAACAGTATTTAGCTCTTAAATACTGGATTGCACCCCTATTTCTGTTTGATAGACTACAATTCCAATGGCCTTATCTCTCACCCATATAGACTTCCAGGTGCCTCATCAAATACACACCACGGTCCTCCACATTATCGGTTGTTCTCCAACTCATTTTCATCCTATGTATAGGCACGTTCACAATAGCCTTGCATTGATTGTGGCTTCCAATTTTtgttaaatatttacaaaagaaCGCTCTGTGCCAATCACAATTTGAAAATCACGATTCAAACAATTAAACAGCAAATCGTACGCAACTAAGTGTTTGTGATACCTACCAGTGTTTCAGGTATGTCACCATAATTCAATCTTAAGTCACGATCATCTCCTTCTTTCGATCCATCAATGATAACAACTGCCTTTCTTGCGAAACAGAAACACACAGTGTAGTCTCTTTTAAATACGCAGAAAGCAAAGAAGACATGTCTCCCGAAATACACCAGTGAACTTGTGAATATGTCACATTGTTatacaagaaaagaaaaaacgtTGTGCCAGATATTTTAAGACCATACCAGATCTATGTCTCCCCATTTGAAGTTTGGTATTTCTCTAGCCTCCTCATTAAGGTTCATCGCAAAAGTATTAAATCTTTTTTCTTCATCAACCTCTGCAGACACCTTCACAACCGTGTAAAGCTGCATCGTGACACCAAAAAGAAAGTAGTTGCACGCGATTCAAGTAGTGACCAAAATTACGCCTTACCAATAATAAATGAGTAGCATTAGAGAGATGTTTTGTTTACTCACTGCAGGGTAAGTTGTGAAAAACAGTCTTATCGGTGACGAATGAGCTTTCATATCCTCCTTGTTGTTCATTACTGAGCACCATGCACTAACTATACCACTTGAGATTTCAGTATGTGGGAAAAATGACATGAACTCTATAATCCGAACTTCCACAACGTCATCATCATACATAGGCTTGTCCCTAACAAACAATTGTGCAACAAGTGACTCAATTTTATTGGAAAATATTAATGAGTTCCTTAACAGATTTTAGAGCAACTTACTCATTTCCATTGTACGTTGTCATAAGCCAATAATAAATCATTCTTTCATCTTGATTAAGCTTGTTTGACACCTTCACTGCTCGTTCATAGTATGGGGAACGCATTGCATTACTTAACCTCATCTCAGCTTCCAATTCTCCACATCATCTTTCGGCTAACCACGTATGTATAAAGCAATGTAGGTTTGTTCAGTCATCTTAGAGAACATATTAAAGCCACAAATGCATCATGACTAGCAGCACAACAACTCATTATATGCACTTACATTGTCAGTATCACAGATGCCTAATTCGTTGCCCATTTTAGGTTTCGATTTCCTTGAAAAAGGCGTCACAAAATCGGCTTCGTTGTCCTCAAAATTCATGGGTGCATCAACTGGATTTTTCACCTCAGGTTCAATTAGTATTGCTTTACCctaaacaaaatttataaactgATCATTTCACCCCAGGTTCAACTAGTATTACTGTAATATCATTTCAGTATTTCTAATTACCTTAACGATTCTTGCGCTAACTATCTGGTTCCCAGCCCTAGTCACTGAGTTTTAAGCTTCAATAGCTGATTTTACAATTTCGTCGACATTGATAGCATCCTCCTAGTACTCATTTCATGTTAAATTCAGCCCAAAATCACATCCCCAGAAAAATAACAAAACCATCACTTTTGCTAGAAGATTTTACGGTACACAAAATGTACCATTGTTCCAACCCCAGGTCTTGATGAGCAGCCAATacttaaaaatgattttgtatCATCCGGGTTTTGATTCATTCCAATAGCAGTGAACGTTGTGGGGTCGGATATACACtaaaacacaacaaaaaatgGTAATGTATTATGTCAAGCCTTGCAAACACCAACTCAGTCAAAACATACACCACTGTAGGGTTTTGTGTCACGGAGATGGAGATGAATCGTCCGTCAAAAGCTTTTGTTTTGCGTGTTTTAGGTGTAGCGGGAATATGGAGAGTCTTTGGAAACTGTGTCTAATTAAATCCCGTTAATTGAGCATAATGAATGCAATGCAGTTGGTCAAATGACTCGTTTATTGTTAGTACCCAAAATACCCTTATAATgaccaaaaatattttaattatgccATAACATTGTTACAAATTAGAATCAATCATATCCGTTATTTATTATATCCAATGACAGAAAATTGTCCTACGTTTTTGTACTAAGAGGTGTTTTTCGATGGATTAAGACTCTATCAACTCCTATCCCTAAACACACACGCACGCTAGCAACAGGATCTAGGATGGATTAAGACTCTATTAATTCCTATTCCTAAACGAACACACATGCTAGCAACAGGATCTAGAATACTACCACACATTCTTCACCCAAACACACACTAAATATCACTCTCTCTAGAATTCTCTATGTATCTCTCTCAACTCTCTTTCTAAACACGCACATATACACatgatgtcacgaccgccctttagggttaataaatacgacGATCGTAattaaaagaacttaataaacaggcgtagaaaactagggtttcaataaagagtttgaccaataattaatttttttttaaaaatgaccaAGAATTTAACATTATCCAAAAGATATCAAGTTTTCaaatatccaaataattaggttcaaagctaaataaatgatgagtaaaaacaatgtctcagcggaagcgttcaagagaaagagtgatgtcatgtgtggagacacaacgacactcgtagttcaAAGATAACCAAATAATACTTCAAttttaattgctcaacaccaccaattgcGCATCgccgttcaacctgcacataagaaaaacacatgtagggctgagtactataaaattactcagtggacttatgccgaaaataagttatcaaaataatatttatctTCCCAtccataagtaaccatcggggtttagctttagaagggcccgaggcactcaaaatcattcccattgtaaaaagccgactgatcagtcattttcccatagacctTAACCATATCTGCACATATATgacatggaatgtggccacaaaccaagtcactagaccggccaacccataCGCTACCActcggtctaccataggtgtacactaatccaagtagggtgtgcagccctacgaggacccgaattcgatttaaaaaataatggcaaaattcacatcaaataggcacgttaaaatcaaatcACGGGATTATAAACATagtttcattcccatcgataaactatttaggacattgtccttatttaaaagaaagcccacctcaaatgcTTACTCCTCAATCACTTTTTGTTCCCACCGCAAACAACGTGCACAAGTTCACCCTTTTCGAAATAACATGATATGCAAAATTAGcctttgcaaaataaataaatttaacaatgCATGCATTCTAAGTGTTCGCTCAATTTATCCATCATTCTTTTATAGAGAAACTTCATATATTAAATTCAGTCCAACAACGGATCTGGAATTagcaaacaaattaaatacaaCGGTCCCAACCAACACTCATTTCTTTCGATTTTCACTAAATTGTAATAGGCCAAAAGATTCAATTACAACCCCATAAATTCAATTTATACATTAACTAGTTCAACCCCCAATTAAACAAATACAGAAGAGAAAAGTCAGTACCTAAAAAAAATGCTCCCAGCCACCATTCGTGTACATACATATCTTCCAAacccaaaatacacatatattaaATTCCCACTGCTTTTGCTTTTGAAAAGACAAAAgcaaaactaaataaaagaatttaaaaaaGACACACTTTCTCAACACTACTTTATTTAAACATATATATACTCCTTCAACACAAGTATACAGCCATTCCATTAAATAAAAGGATTGAAAGAAAAGAATTGTATGCCCCCTTCTTCAAACAGATTCGTCCCTCTCCCCTTTTTCCCATTTGAAGTCCTTTATTAAGATTCTACTCATATGATTTCAATTATTAACGGCAAGCAGAAGGTTTTCAAGCAAAGAGATTTAAGGAAAAAAACAGGAGGGCAGTTTCTAACAATAATAAAGATCGAAGCTTTAACCGAAACTATCAAGACACCGTTTCAAAAAAACTGATTCCGTGAACTACTGTGAGTGCATGACACTATATCATGGAATGAAGAGGAGGGAATTTCAGAGGTTATATTATACCTTTGAAATGAAGAAAAGCTGCTAGCAAACAAGAGGAATTGAGGGCTCTCTCTCGGTTCTCCTCTGTTAAGAAATTGTGGCTGAAGATCaatacataaaattattttgttttaacgGAGTTTAGGAGGAGAATACCTTTTGTGGAAGAGAAGAAAATTGCACTGAAATTTGAAACAGCGGATGCTAACAGATGAAGTTGTGGGGAGGGACGTACATATATTATAGAGATTTGATTTgtttgttggagagattttTGGGAGTGGAGATATTGATGAAAAAACGTGTAGAATGAGATTAGGAGAAGGATTTCATGTTGACTGTTGACTGCAGGattggaagaaataataaatattctGGGCTTCTTCAAATTGGtcccaacaaaaaaaaaataagaaggctAGAATAAGatacataaaaaaatgataggcccaaaatttgatttagactattaattaaattgtggtatTTTGTTTTTAGTACTTGGTGACAAagtcaaaattccaactcaaaattaggtcacgaaaAGTATCCAACAACAATTTCACTCGACAATTAATCCACGGACTTCgcaacattaaaagcattaaatgcaagtactttagAGTTCGAAAATTAAGGTTCAAAAAGTGGGACGTTACACATAACTAGTATTAACACTCGTGTTATGCACGGGTCATAcgtttttcaaaataattaagaCAAATGGTAACCTggaacaaaatataaaataaaatcattatgCAGTGAGTTATGAGTTATGAGGATAAAGTATatagtaaaatacaaataaagttAAAAGTTCgtcaacacaaaataaatagttCACACATTTTTGGTCACCAAAACTTATAATTTCAAAACATTATTAGCATGTAGATTACAATAGTAGTAGTGAATACAAAGTATATGTCATGAATCATATTATCAAAGTAAATATATTGACGAAATGCATATAGTAGCGTTTGTTTTATACTCTCTtcatcccacaataaaagtcatatttttccatttctgtcAATCCTACAATAAaagtcttatttcacttttactataaatggcaAGTATGTCTCCCATTCCACCAACCTAttccactaatattttattataaaactaatatatataagtgagactcatattccactaacttattcaactcatttttctttacatttcttaaaacccgtgtcataactaaataggactcctattgcgggacggagggagtaatttagaTTGAAAATACTTATGATTTGGTTGATATGAGagttaataaatttttttaataagtttaAGATAATTTATCAAACTTTTGAAATACCAATATTGCACAATGAGAGTCGTGACCTATGAAAGTTTAAGATATATTCTTTATCAGTTCACACATTAATAAATTCACTTTTaccaaaattaatttcaatattatatatgataatattcataagcataatattttgagaagtgtaaaaaaagaaatagaactTAAACACATAAAAAACAATACCTTACCTAGTAGATAACATCTAATAGTGATTGTattccaaccatttacaccaactCAAACcctaaaaaaaattctatattcacctactttttttacttttttaatcttacctacatatttatataaattaaatatcatattatttaacttattttcatataattaaatttacatatggagtatattatactatataatatcacaaattatacaaaataaataattaatactaatatttatacttcttccgtcctataaaaatatgtgaacTTTCGGTCCGTCCTATAAATTTAATCCAAATATAAGgcttataaatatataaatttaataacttatttgtataaaatattaatttaaaaaatatatatgaagtATTATACTAAGTCCAATAAACTAATACACCTAATTTAGGACTATATTCagttaaaaagaaaattaatggagtataaaattttccaaaaatcaAACACAATAAAAACCCTACAAAATAAAAGTTGCGCCTCCctcttctctatctctctcccAATCACGCCTccctcttctttatctctctccCTCGCTTCCACACTCTTTTCTCAATCGGCGGAGCCACCTCCCTCTCTTTGCCTTGCCTCGCCACCTTCCTCTCTCTGCCAATCGACGTCGCCACGCCCACCGCTGTGCTCGCCGGGTTTCCTTCCATCCTGCTTAACTGTTTGTTTGGCCGGCCATGGTGTCGCCAGATGGTTCTTGCAGTGCATgcaccgccgctgctgccttCGTCTCATACGCCGCCGCTACCTCTGTTTCTTCCGCTACTGCTGCCGCCGCCTCGGTTCTCTTCTAGCCGTCACTGTTGCCTACTTCCcttccgccgccgctgcctccgTCCCTTCTGCCTGCCTCAATAATGTTGCACAATAcctatttataaatatttcaatattCTTTGAGAAGTTTCTGCTTTAATTGAGcattttttgtaaaatataaTAATGCCAACATTTGTTTAAAACGGAAAAATTAATTACACAGTTAGCTTATcatttccctccaaaaaggatAAAGTTGTCTTTTCATCAAACTAGCACTTTAAATTAGTAAGATGTTGAGTCTCAGATTTTTTTTGTTACACCGAGAATCAACCGTTGGTCACCGCCGCATTTCGCCGGCGAGTTTAGCTACTGTTCATGCTTCCCTCTTTGCTCAAAGCTTATTATTCCTCATCTTCTCCGACCTCCATTGAGAGATTACAAGGTTAAAGCTTTGATTACCCAAACTCATTGCTTACAATTTAAGGTAGAAATTGAACTCCTCTTTGATTATCTCACTTCCGAAGTTAATGTTTGTGGTTTTGAGTTCAAGTTTTGTGCTTTTGgttgtgtgtgtgaaagtgGGAATTTTTAGCACTCAATCTGAAATTGGGGATTTCATGTTATTATGCTTGTTGTGGCTACTAATTAGTTGTTGGAAGTGAATTGCTATGAAAATATTTGCAAACATGAACATCTGAAATGAGCTGCTACTGTACTGATCTGTTTCGGCCACCTTAAACTGCTGgaatttatgttttaaaatttttatgcgTACTTTCAGGTTTTGGGAAGATCTCTTCAAAATTTCAAGTCATTTTATTAAAGTTTACTATTTTTAGATATTCTTACAAAACAGTTGCCAGAATCTGTCACAAACTGGCAGCCTCTATGAAGACAGTAATAACTCCCAAATTCCTTGAAGTTTTGAGGAtcactttattttaaattaaactaGACGACTAGGGGAATCTTTTGGTATAAGGCTTGACCCCTAGTTATCTCTGAACTAAATCAGTTTATTACGTGAAGACGATGTAGTTGATTTCTTTTAGAGCTTTAAAACTATGAATAAAGCTTTTAAGGAAAAGGGGGAACTGATCTCTTTTATTTGTCATGAAATGATTTTCACACGATGTGATATATGTTTTTATGTGGATATATGCTTTGTTTGAGGTTTGCTTGTCATTTTGTACTTGTGTGTTGTAACTTGCAAGTTAATGGAATTCAATAGATTCTATAGATGATAGAGATTATTGTTGTAAGTGAGGTTTAAAGAAGGTTTGGTTTTCAGTCTGTTGATGATCAAGCTAATTGTATATGCTTTCAATTTAAGTTTGCTAAAGATGGAATGAGTTCGAATTTCCTAGTTTAAAGTTTATGTTTGGAATTCTATAATCTGAGTTCAAATGCTTAAGTGCTAGGAGCGGTGCATCCAAGGCTCGAGGATGGACAACCGAACCAAGCTCTAGGGAGGTTATTTTGGATTGCAGCTTTCGAGGTGGGGTTTACTTTAAGCGTAGTGGTTACATGGTTATAATCATTATTGTGCCGTGCGTCATTCATATGAGCTTATGGGCCCACGAGGGGTCAGATCCACGAGGGATCATATGGGTTGCtgactgtcacgaccgcccttttaGGGTCAATAAAtatgggcgatcgtgattaagagAATTGAATAAACCGTTGAAaagaactagggtttcaataactagcttgaccaacaattaatattcaAAGAAAACGACCAAGAGTGTGACATAAACTGGTAAAATCCCAAGTATTCAATATCCAAATAATTTAAGTCGCAAGcccataaaaaaaagtgaaagcaatgtcacagcggaaacgaccaagagaaagagtggcgtcatgtgtgaagacacaacgacacccatAATTCAAAGATAAACAAAATTCATTCACCAattacttgctcaacaccaccgtactctcgtcgccgctcaacctgcacataaggaaagcacatgcagggctgagtactataaaaatactcaatgagctcatgccgaaaacaatttcaacaaaaaaaatcttatttatcatgccatacttaagtaaccatcggggtttagctttagaaaggcccgaagcaCTCAAAAAACATTTCTCATAGTAAAAgtagactgatcagtcattttcccatagacgttagccatatctgccaatacatgacttggaatgtggccacaaaccaagccactagaccggccagcccgtacgctagcacacgatctaccataggtgtacactagtccaggtagggtttgcggccctacgaggacccgaattcgatttatataacaatggcgcatagccacatcagataggcacgtttaaaaaaataaatcacggcatgataaatacggtttcatttccatcgataaaaatatttaggacgttgtccttatttaaaagaaagtccacctcgattgcttaaaaTCTCAAGTACTCTCTTCCCTTTGGTctcacgattcacttgcgatgattcacctttaacatttagataatacataaatcaacacgttttttaaataaatag
This sequence is a window from Salvia splendens isolate huo1 chromosome 5, SspV2, whole genome shotgun sequence. Protein-coding genes within it:
- the LOC121803991 gene encoding protein FAR1-RELATED SEQUENCE 5-like encodes the protein MEIGSPTLPHCDNHSSSDESVDNTNYGDLHTPDCPIEVKPFVGRNFPTLEKAIQFYENYGRRVGFDTIKCGSKKIDQLTIWFYMACSREGEKRVQDKQAKGRRKSNKCGCNARVAFKFDSDRGYVINNLNEEHNHPMVLPNHQKFMRLNRVLDDVHQKFITDCVGFNIGPSLTFKLLTELMGGYESVGCTVLDVRNYTQGIRRYAEGHDAQMILDELRKKKESCDAFTYEYKFVKCMGGAPKLIITDQDLGMKVAIEEVLVNTRHRWCMWHIMEKVAEKVPKSLLGNGDFKELNSCVWSELIEPTEFEDTWHKIMEEYELEDTDWFSTVFRSRQYWVPTYFSDFPASSLIKTTYVSESQNSFFKRYSKSKANLVVFLMNFNNALEAQRHKTAKLDYIDVNTTSTLKTQWLIEKYASTIFTDSAFKEIQDQILEAYNHCISADIDQTHELTSILRDARQQIFSDGVVLSATQKKQCIESFYGGEKSLAVEVHPPEVVKTKGHTSRLQPRLEKAMRLKNKPVRQCKKCH